Proteins from a genomic interval of Candidatus Nezhaarchaeota archaeon:
- a CDS encoding UPF0147 family protein: MSTSGVIPSSEQRIQQAIAILQRIADDPGVPRNIRKTCTESIKVLQSKKYSLALRASNVISMLDECGQDPNIPLFARTAIWQAVSLLEGIKDEA, encoded by the coding sequence TTGTCGACTTCAGGTGTGATTCCTAGTTCAGAGCAGAGAATTCAGCAGGCAATCGCCATCTTACAGCGCATAGCTGATGACCCGGGCGTCCCAAGAAACATTAGAAAGACGTGCACCGAGTCGATTAAGGTACTACAGTCTAAAAAGTACAGTCTAGCGCTTAGAGCCTCAAACGTCATAAGCATGTTGGATGAGTGCGGCCAAGACCCGAACATCCCTCTCTTCGCGAGGACAGCTATTTGGCAGGCCGTCTCTCTTCTCGAAGGGATAAAGGACGAAGCCTAG
- a CDS encoding DNA-directed DNA polymerase I — MSLAEFLEEEVTGEELEEEPEGVLEETVYEAEAPRDTDVCYILSVSYSGKAGRALVKLYDPARGCIYFWYDNTGHKPYCLSDLPAESVRKLYHVVTHEGFDRVEEVIKYDPVSDSKVIMTKIVAKDPLSIGGGPKKAIRDLLPAAWEAHIKYHNCYIYDRGLIPGMPYKVVNGDLRPVKVKLEDVEKIRSLFENQPEEVKEALEEWLAILLSPAPSIKRVAVDIEVYSPIPERVPDPREAEHEVLCIAFSATDGLRKALLLKREGVEEGRGWPEGVEVKFFEDEKSMLIEAFKVMSTYPVVLTFNGDGFDLRYLWHRARRLGFAKNEVPIVLTRDSAMLTVGVHVDLYKLFYNRSIQVYAFNNRYREVTLDSVAETLMGLTKMQISKPVSELSYAELAAYCFRDADITLKLTTFQGDLLMKLLLLFMRISKLSLEDVSRLGISGWIRNMLYFEHRRRGFLIPRPEDIVRMKGQAATKAKIKGKKYLGAIVLEPKPGVHFDVLVLDFTSLYPSIIKAWNLSYEVINCPHEQCKSNVIPEAHHWVCLARRGLTSLIIGLLRDVRAYWFKPMSRAKDLSSDVRDWYSVVDRSLKVILNASYGVMGAEDFPLYCPPVAESITAIGRFIITKTIDKAKRLGMDVIYGDTDSIFVCRPSEGQVKELIDWCDRELKADLDVDKHYRYVALPSLKKNYLGVLDDGSVDIKGMMGKKRNTPPFIKSAFNDMIKRLSEVRNFEGFEEAKKAVREIVQNCYSKLKNRQYSLDELAFKIMLSKPVKSYEKTTPPHVKAAKLLMSRGREVKAGDIIAYVKTKDSLGVKPVQLARIDEIDFNNYLNHIKTAFEQVLESLGVSFDEVLGVSKLERFLLKPTAD; from the coding sequence GTGAGCCTTGCGGAATTCCTAGAGGAGGAAGTGACTGGGGAGGAGCTAGAGGAAGAGCCTGAAGGGGTACTTGAAGAGACGGTCTACGAGGCTGAAGCACCTAGAGACACCGATGTATGTTACATTCTTTCTGTTTCATATAGTGGCAAGGCGGGGAGAGCCCTTGTCAAGCTCTACGACCCTGCTAGAGGCTGTATATACTTCTGGTATGATAACACTGGACACAAGCCATACTGCCTAAGCGACCTCCCAGCTGAGAGTGTTAGAAAACTTTACCATGTAGTTACGCATGAGGGGTTTGATCGCGTGGAGGAAGTCATTAAGTACGACCCCGTAAGTGACTCAAAGGTGATAATGACTAAGATAGTGGCGAAGGACCCCCTCTCAATAGGCGGTGGGCCTAAGAAGGCTATAAGAGACCTCCTTCCGGCTGCTTGGGAAGCGCACATTAAGTACCATAATTGCTACATCTACGATAGAGGCCTGATCCCAGGGATGCCGTATAAAGTAGTTAATGGAGACTTGAGGCCGGTCAAAGTGAAGTTAGAGGACGTAGAGAAGATACGCTCACTCTTCGAGAACCAGCCTGAGGAGGTCAAGGAGGCCTTAGAGGAGTGGCTAGCTATCTTGCTAAGCCCAGCTCCTAGTATAAAGAGAGTGGCTGTTGACATTGAAGTTTACTCGCCAATCCCTGAGCGCGTCCCTGATCCTAGAGAAGCTGAGCATGAGGTGCTATGTATAGCGTTCTCAGCTACGGATGGCTTGAGGAAAGCGCTGCTACTTAAGAGAGAAGGAGTTGAGGAGGGGAGGGGCTGGCCTGAAGGAGTCGAAGTGAAGTTTTTTGAGGACGAGAAGAGTATGTTAATTGAAGCCTTTAAGGTAATGTCCACCTATCCGGTGGTCCTCACGTTTAATGGAGATGGATTCGACCTACGGTACTTGTGGCATAGAGCGAGGAGGCTTGGCTTTGCGAAGAACGAGGTTCCTATCGTGCTAACAAGAGACTCAGCGATGCTCACGGTGGGCGTACACGTAGATCTGTACAAGCTCTTCTATAACCGCTCCATTCAAGTCTATGCGTTCAACAATAGGTATAGAGAAGTCACGCTGGACAGTGTAGCTGAGACTCTGATGGGGCTTACTAAGATGCAAATATCTAAGCCTGTCTCTGAACTAAGCTATGCTGAGCTCGCTGCCTACTGTTTTAGAGATGCTGACATCACCTTAAAGCTCACTACTTTTCAAGGCGACCTCCTTATGAAGCTCCTCCTCCTCTTCATGAGGATTAGTAAGCTGTCCCTAGAGGATGTAAGCAGGCTGGGCATCTCTGGGTGGATTAGAAATATGCTGTACTTTGAGCATCGAAGGAGGGGCTTCCTAATACCTAGGCCTGAGGACATAGTTAGGATGAAAGGTCAGGCAGCCACTAAGGCGAAGATTAAGGGGAAGAAGTACCTAGGGGCAATAGTCTTAGAGCCTAAGCCTGGAGTTCACTTCGACGTCCTCGTCCTTGACTTCACTTCTCTATACCCTAGCATTATTAAGGCCTGGAACCTGTCTTATGAAGTAATCAACTGCCCTCATGAGCAGTGTAAGAGTAACGTAATTCCAGAAGCCCACCACTGGGTGTGTTTAGCTAGGAGGGGGCTGACTTCTCTCATTATAGGCCTCCTAAGAGACGTAAGGGCTTATTGGTTTAAGCCTATGTCTAGGGCTAAGGATCTTTCTAGCGATGTAAGGGACTGGTATAGCGTAGTGGATAGGAGCTTAAAGGTCATCCTGAATGCTAGCTACGGAGTCATGGGAGCTGAGGACTTCCCTCTCTACTGTCCACCAGTGGCTGAAAGCATTACTGCCATAGGCAGGTTCATAATTACAAAGACGATAGATAAAGCTAAGAGGCTCGGAATGGACGTTATTTACGGAGACACCGACAGCATTTTTGTATGTAGGCCTAGTGAAGGACAGGTTAAGGAGCTAATCGACTGGTGCGATAGAGAGCTCAAAGCGGATCTTGACGTAGACAAGCACTACCGCTACGTAGCCCTACCTAGCTTAAAGAAGAACTATTTAGGCGTCCTTGATGACGGCAGCGTGGACATAAAGGGGATGATGGGGAAGAAGAGGAATACCCCTCCCTTCATTAAGTCCGCCTTCAACGACATGATTAAGCGGCTGAGCGAGGTGAGGAACTTCGAGGGCTTTGAAGAGGCGAAGAAGGCTGTGAGAGAAATCGTTCAGAACTGCTACAGTAAGCTTAAGAACAGACAGTACTCACTGGATGAACTGGCCTTCAAGATCATGCTCTCTAAGCCGGTCAAGAGCTATGAGAAGACGACTCCTCCTCACGTTAAGGCGGCTAAGTTGCTAATGAGCAGAGGAAGGGAGGTTAAGGCCGGTGACATAATAGCCTATGTAAAGACTAAGGACTCGCTGGGGGTGAAGCCTGTTCAGCTCGCTAGGATTGATGAAATTGACTTCAACAATTACTTAAACCACATTAAGACAGCGTTTGAGCAAGTGCTAGAGTCCTTGGGTGTCAGCTTCGACGAAGTCCTCGGAGTTAGTAAGCTTGAACGCTTCCTTCTTAAACCCACTGCTGACTAG
- a CDS encoding DUF2286 domain-containing protein — MRLIVARSSMGGVKEAEVVEGELSEVVKRVVLRALEMWDMRESDFIVMRDRYVTSVKLPLTKEQYEEYSKYELRRVSSSEAEVRVPIYVVSYSNEWRGDNYIDKEVFIIAPYINEAQLEEIKELASNATTVD, encoded by the coding sequence TTGAGGCTCATAGTAGCTAGGTCAAGCATGGGGGGAGTGAAGGAGGCAGAGGTAGTCGAAGGAGAACTAAGTGAAGTAGTTAAGAGGGTGGTTCTGAGGGCTTTAGAAATGTGGGATATGAGGGAGTCGGACTTCATAGTTATGAGGGATCGCTACGTGACTTCAGTCAAGCTACCGCTAACTAAGGAACAATATGAAGAGTACTCCAAGTATGAACTGAGGAGGGTATCGAGCAGTGAAGCAGAAGTGAGGGTGCCGATCTACGTAGTTTCCTATAGCAATGAGTGGAGGGGGGACAACTACATCGACAAGGAGGTCTTCATAATAGCCCCGTACATAAATGAGGCACAGCTGGAGGAAATCAAGGAGCTAGCCTCTAATGCAACCACAGTCGACTAA
- a CDS encoding DUF402 domain-containing protein, which yields MDGGVRWRRSAAYASISKLMEEIELLKRRAEECVKRASEQRAPALIVDGDKVVEARFYGASLIKLDSTRSTICLTMPRHHVFKTWRGAYSMLVDLIESLHPALLTEHLSQVSDGLMSKALKPGSTASIKHVKPHGDVLDLTPGRVVDVKGGLLKLERKFRAGGVYDGLGLAKEEGDKGLTVFKEGCWASYTAYFSKEGLLKGVYFNISTPPVIRPGEVRYVDLLVDVAWTPKEGVRIVDVDEVRAAVEKGWLPERLADKAMKVARKLVEKLASTHPLSIDLSDFST from the coding sequence ATGGATGGGGGGGTTAGGTGGAGGAGGAGTGCAGCTTACGCTTCAATAAGCAAGCTAATGGAGGAGATCGAGCTTCTTAAACGTAGAGCCGAGGAGTGCGTTAAGAGAGCTAGTGAGCAGCGGGCCCCTGCCTTAATAGTGGATGGCGACAAGGTCGTTGAGGCTAGGTTTTACGGAGCCTCACTGATTAAGTTAGACAGCACTAGGTCTACGATTTGTCTAACGATGCCCCGCCACCATGTCTTTAAGACTTGGAGGGGGGCTTACTCAATGTTAGTGGACCTTATCGAATCTCTCCACCCCGCTCTCCTTACAGAGCACCTGAGCCAGGTCTCTGATGGATTAATGTCGAAAGCACTTAAGCCTGGGTCTACGGCCTCCATAAAGCACGTGAAGCCTCACGGAGACGTCTTAGATTTAACCCCTGGAAGAGTTGTGGACGTTAAGGGGGGCCTACTTAAGCTTGAGAGGAAGTTTAGGGCTGGCGGAGTCTACGATGGGCTTGGGTTAGCGAAGGAGGAGGGTGATAAGGGCCTCACGGTGTTCAAGGAGGGATGCTGGGCCTCCTACACAGCCTACTTCTCTAAGGAGGGTCTGTTGAAGGGGGTCTACTTCAACATCTCTACCCCCCCGGTCATTAGGCCTGGGGAGGTGCGCTACGTCGACCTCCTCGTAGACGTTGCCTGGACTCCTAAGGAGGGGGTTAGAATCGTAGACGTAGATGAGGTTAGAGCAGCAGTGGAGAAGGGGTGGCTGCCTGAGCGTTTAGCAGATAAGGCTATGAAGGTGGCTAGGAAACTAGTTGAAAAGCTAGCCTCAACCCACCCGCTCTCGATAGACCTCTCTGACTTTAGTACTTAA